The Thermotoga caldifontis AZM44c09 genomic interval GTTCTCGTTCATTTCCCTGTCACCAACGATGAACATGTAGGGTATCTTCATCGTCTGCGCTTCTCTCACCCTGTAAGACAGAGTTTCATGACGCGCGTCGAGCTTGATTCTAACACCGCTGTTTGAAAATTTCTCAACGATCTTTTCTGCATAATGTGTGTGACGATCAGAAATCGGTAGCACCACGACCTGCGTCGGAGCGAGCCAGGTGGGGAATGCACCGGCGAAATGCTCTATGAGTATTCCCAAAAACCTTTCCAAGCTTCCGTACTTGGCCGTGTGTATCATCACGGGCCGAACCTGTGAACCATCCGAATCGACGTAGTAGAGGTCGAACCTCTGCGGCATGAGAAAGTCCAGCTGTACCGTCGCACACTGCCAGGTCCTGCCTATGGAATCCTTCACGTGAAAGTCGATCTTGGGACCGTAGAAAGCCCCTTCGCCCTCTTTTATCGTGTAAGGTAACTTGATGGAGTCCAGCGCATTTTTCAGCGACTCCGTGGCCATGTTCCATGTTTCCACGTCACCCATGTGGTTCTCCGGCATGGTGCTCAGCTCGACGGAGTATTCAAAACCGAACTGTGCGTAAATTCTTTCGATGAGTCTTATGATGCCGACGATCTCTTTTTCTATCTGGTCTATCCTGCAGAAGATGTGCGCATCGTCCTGTGTGAAGCTCCTCACGCGCAACAAGCCGTGCAGCACTCCGCTCCTCTCGTACCTGTGGACCCTACCGAACTCGAAGTACCGGATCGGCAAATCCCTGTAGGACACAGGCCTGCTCTTGTATATGAGTATGTGGCCTGGACAGTTCATCGGTTTTATGGCGAAGTTCTGATCTTCTTTCGATGTGAAGTACATGTTTTCCTTGTAGTGATCCCAGTGGCCCGACATCCTCCAGAGTTTTTCACTCATCACCAGAGGTGTCATGACCTCCTGATACCCGCTTGCCAGATGCAGCTCCCTCGAAAAATCCATTAGCTCGCGCAGGATGATCGTTCCAGCGGGTGTGAAGATGGGCATACCGGGCGCGTTCTCGTGATCTATGAAGAATATACCGAGTGCGGGCCCAAGTTTTCTGTGGTCTCTCCGCTTGGCTTCCTCGATCATCTCGATGTATCTGTTCAACTCGTTCTCGTTCGCAAAGGCTGTTCCGTAAATCCTCTGGAGCATCGGGTTGCGCTCATCACCCCTCCAGTACGCCCCAGAGAGCGAGAGCAACTTGAAATGCTTCACCATTCCGGTGGAAGGAAGGTGTGGACCTCTGCACAGATCGACGAACTCTCCCTGCTTGTAGAACGTCACGGTCTCTTCCTGCATCTCGCTCAGCAACTCCACCTTGTATTTCTGACCTCTGCTCTTCATGAACTGGATGGCTTCATCCCTCTTCATCGTGAAACGCTCTATCGTAAGGTCTTCTTCGATGATCTTTCTCATCTCCTCTTCGATCCTTGGAAGGTCTTCTTCCACGATCCTGCCATCGACGATCTCGAAATCGTAGTAGAAACCGTTCTCGATGACCGGGCCTATGCCGAGCAGGACTCTGTTTTCACCGAAGATCCTCATCACCGCCTGGGCCATTATGTGTGACATGGTGTGGCGGTACACCTGGGGAGCCACAGGGTGATCGAGCGTGACGAACTCTATCTGTCCAGAAACGACTTCGTCCCGAACGTCGATCAGCTTCCCATCGAGCAGTGCCGCTATAACTCCGCTGTATTTCATTCTCTCCGCGAGGGCCTTCACAGAGATCGGAGCCTCAAGCTTCACCTCTCCTGTGTTTTTCACGATCAGCATCCCAACACCTCCTCTTTTAGATCAATAGTACCACATAGGTGTATCATAATTGTTGAAGTGAAGAGTGGGGAGCTGGTGCGATTGAGAATAAAAGTGAAACGGTTGTTCACCCCAATCAGAGAGCTTCAGGATGTTTCTATCACTGTGGAAAACAGCAAAATCGTCGCGATAGAAAAAACTAAGCTTCACGCTGATCGATACTATCCGATAGTTGTACCCGCGTTCGTGGACAGTCACACACACGGTGCTGCGGGCATAGACGTGATGAACGCGAGCTTCGAAGAATTTTTGAAGCTCTCCTCCTTTTACGCCCAGCACGGTGTGGGACGTTTTTTTCCAACGACCGTGTCTGACACCTTCGAAAACATTGCACGCGTGGCAGAAAAGGTCAAGAAGGCGATGCAGATCAAAACTCCAGCTGCAAAGATCGCAGGCCTGTACATCGAAGGACCGTACCTCAGTCCCGGCAAACGCGGTGCTCACAGACGAGAACTTTTGAAAGAACCGGACCCCGACGAACTGGAAAAATTCCTCTCTCGGTACGGCGACATCGTGAAGGTGTTCGCCATAGCGCCGGAACTGAAGGGTGCGGAGCGAGTCATCAAGCTCTTGCGGAGGCGTGGAATAATCGTGAGCATCGCGCACACGAACGCCACCTTCAACGAAACACTCGACGCCATAAAAGCCGGGGCAACCAGGGCGACGCACGTGTTCAACGCGATGAGGGAGTTCAACCACAGAGAGCCCGGTGTGGTTGGGGCCGTTCTGACGAACAAACGAGTCTATTGTGAGATCATATGTGATCTGGTTCATCTCCATCCAGCGACGGTTCAGATCGTTACGAAAACGAAGGGACCTTTCAAAACTCTCCTGATCACCGATTCGATGTCCGCCACGGGACTCGACGATGGGGTGTACGAGCTCGGTCAGATGAAGGTCGAGGTCAAACATGGTGTAGCGAAGCTTTATGGTCAGGAGACACTCGCCGGTAGCACGCTCACCATGGATCGGGCCGTCAAAAATCTCGTCTTCGAACTCGGTGTGCCCCTGAGATCTGCGTTCATCATGTCGAGCTTTACACCTTCCAGGGCGAGTGGTATCGAACCGAACCTGCTCGAAGAAGGTACGATGGCGGACTTCGTCGCACTGGACGAAGAACTGAACCTGCTGGCAGTTTACATCGATGGTCAGCTGGTTCACGGAGTTTGATCGAGGGGGCAGGGCGATGAAACTCAAAAGCATGTTCCTGCACGGGTTCAAATCTTTCGCCAGACCGACACGACTGAACTTTTCAGAAGGCGTCACCGCGATAGTCGGTCCCAACGGAGGGGGAAAGTCGAACATCGTCGATGCGATCCGCTGGGTCTTCGGTGAACAGTCGATGAAACAGCTCCGCGCGGAGGAAAAGTTCGACATCATCTTCGCAGGTTCCAGCACCACCCCTGCCAGCTCGTCCGCCTACGTTGAGCTGACCTTCGAACACGATGGTGACACTTTCACCGTCGCACGTTCACTCTCCTCTGATGGGAAGAACGTTTACATGCTCAACGGTGAACCGGTACGTTTGAAAGACATCCACGAAAGGTTCGCTGGCACGGGGGTGGGCAAGGAGCTCTATTCCATAGTCGGTCAGGGACAGATAGAGAGAATCACCAACGCGACGCCCGAGGAGATGAGGGCCCTTCTCGAGGAAGCGGCTGGAACTTCCTTCTACAGGGAGAAGAAGAGAGAGGCCCTGCAGAGACTCGAAAACGTCTCCAGCAACCTGACGCGCATACAGGATCTTCTGGTAGAGCTTGACAGACAAAGAAAATCGCTCTATCTGAAAGCGAAAAGGGCGGAACGGTACAAAGAATACTCGGAAAGGCTCGAAGAAGTGAGAAAGTTCTTCTTCGGAAACGTTCTGAAGAGGGATTTAAGAAGGTTGGAAAACCTTGAGGCGCAGTTCGCCGAGAACCAGGAAAAGATCAACCAGGTGCAGAAAAGGCTCATAGAACTCGAATCTCAATGGTCATCGATCAAAGAAGAATTCGCAGAGGTTGATAAAGGTATAGAAGCTTTCACCAACCTGCTCGAGGACTACAAGAAACGTCAAGCTGCCCTCAGCGAGATGAGGGAGATTTACAGCAAAAAGCTGAACGAAATGGAAAACCGGTACGTTGAACTCACAACGAAGGTCTATCTGATAGACGAGCAGGTGTCACAGTTGAAGAAGAGAAAAGATGAACTCAGTCTCATCTTCAAAGCCCTGCTCGAAGAGGTGAATCAGAAAGAAGAACAGCTCAGAGAGGTGGAGGCGATCAGGCAGGAAATACTGTCCAGATACTCGGAAAAGGAAAAGAACGCGTTGCTCTTGAGAGAACAGCTCGCCGGTGTCGAAAAGAAAAAGATCGCTCTGGAGAACGAGCTGACCAAACTCGACGAGACCATGGAAGATCTCAGAAAGAGGCTCTCCATGTTGCAGACACAGCTTGCGGCGAAGATAGAACGTTTGAACGCACTTCAGTACGAACTTTCCACCCTGTTTGAAAAATCAAGCAAGGCGAGCGATCGCAAGAACAAACTTTCCGAGGAGCTCAAACAGATCGAGTTACGAACCAGCGAATTGAAGACCAGACGGGAACAGCTGGTTGCGGACCTTGAAGAAATTCGCAGGAACCTGAGATACCTGGACGAAGAAGAGAGAAGACTGCGCAATTTGATCGCCAGTTACGAGGGCTATTCCCGAGCGGTGAGAGCCATCTTTGCGAAGAAAGCCGAGGGGGAATTTCCCAACGTTCATGATGTGGTCGGAAACCTGCTCAGCTTCCAGCTCGAACACGCGAAGGCGATAGAAGCACTGCTGGGTGGGGCTGTACAACACGTTGTGGTCGAAACTGCGGAAGACGCTCAGAGAATCATAGAGTGGCTCAAGAACGAAAAGATCGGTCGCGTGACGTTCCTTCCTCTGGATCTGATAGAACCGCAATTCACGAGAATGAGAGAGGCGGAAAACCATCCCGGTTTCGTGGGTTACGCCGCACAGCTGGTGAAAGTCTCTCCACAGTTTTCGTCCCTGCCGAGTTACCTGTTCGGAAGCGACATAATCGTGAAAAAACTGGAAGACGCGATAGATATGAAACGAAAGTACAGGCTGAGATGCAGGGTCGCCACGCTCGACGGAGAACTCGTTGGACCACACGGTTCCATAACGGGCGGCGAATCTTCACTCGACAGGTCCGATTCTCTCATCGTGAGGAAGGCCAGGCTCGGCGAGATAGCAGCGCAGAGGATGCAGTTAGCGTCGAGCGAAAAACGGATAGACTCGGAGTTGAAAGAAGTGGAAAGGGAACTGGAAGAGCTCAAAAAGCATCATGAACTCGTCGAGAGGGAGCTCGTGGAAGTCATGACACAGGACAGTCTGACGAAGAGGATGATAGAGGAACTGTCCAGGAGTTTCGAAGATGTGAAGAAGGAACTCGATTCGCTCCAGCAGCTGGAAAGGGAATACAAGAGCCGTTCTGAGGGATTGAAACTCAGAAAACAGGAAGTTCTGAACCAGCTGGACGAACTGCGTCTTCAAGAAGAAAAACTACATGAAAGCATCGAAGGCTTCGACAAAGAACTGCAGCTCGAGAAGCAGTCGCTCGATGAGATCTCCACAAGGTATTTCGATCTGAAAGCGGAACTCACAGGAGCCTTGGAGAAGAAGCTGCACTACGAATCTGAACTGGAGAGGATAAAGAACCAGACGGAGAAACTGGCTGAAGAAAAGCTGAACCTGCAGAGGCAGAGCGTTGAACTCGAGACACAGATAGAAAAGATCAAAGTTGAGCTTCTGGAGAACGCAAAGGAACTCGAATCGATACGCAAAGAGACCGAAGAGCTCTTTGAGACCATGAGGATGCAGAGGATGGACAAGGATCAAAAACTCGCCCAGCTGAACGATATAGAAATGAGGATGAACGAACTCAAGGAAGAAAGGGAAAGGCTCAGAGAAAACGCTCACCATTTAGAATTGCTCGTTCAGGAAGTTAAAAACCGTATAGAGCAACATCTGAAGGAGATCGACATGGAATCTGCGCAGAAAGTGGAAGAATTGAGCGAAGAGGTTCTCGAATCGCTGAAAAACGAGATGGAGGATCTCCAGAACAAGATAAAGTACCTCGGTCCGGTCGATCTGACCGCCATCGAGGAGTACAACGAGATCGAAAGAAGGTACGAAGAACTGCTGGTGGAGAAAAAAGACCTTGAGGATTCCAAGAGAAAGATCGAGGAGCTCATAGAAAAAACCGATGAAGAGGCACGGAAGAGGTTCCTGGACGTGTACGAGCAGGTCAACGCGGCCTTCTCTCGCTACATCTCGCAGCTCTTCCCGGGAGCCGAGGGAGAAATCAAGCTGGAACCGGGCAAGGACCTGCTCGAGGCGGGCCTCGAGATATCCCTCAAGAAACCTGGAAAGAGGGTTCAGAAATTGCAGCTGCTTTCTGGCGGAGAAAAGTCCCTCGTTGGCATAGCGTTGCTCTTCTCACTCATGGAGGTCAATCCGAGTCCCTTCTACGTACTCGACGAGATCGACGCCGCGCTCGACGAGTTCAACGCCGAGAGATTCAAACGCATGCTCACGATAAACAAAGAACGCGCACAGTTCATCGTGATCACGCACAACAAGGTCGTCATGGAGGCCGCGAGCACGCTCCACGGTATAACTATGGTGGATGGGGTATCGAACGTGGTCCCGGTGGAGCTGGAAACGCTGGCCGTTCGGGAGGAGACGTATGGAAGAGAAAACACTTGAAAGCAAAACCGTTTTTGCTGGTAGAATCATCACGGTCAAGGTCGATCGTGTGTCGCTGACCAACGGGCGGACTTCCTTAAGGGAAGTCGTGCTGCATCCCGGTGCCGTGGCGGTACTTCCGCTCTTCGATAACGGTGACGTGGTCTTGGTGAAACAGTTCAGATATCCTGTGGGAGAAGTCCTGATCGAGGTACCCGCAGGCAAACTGGATCTGGGTGAGAAACCGGAACAGTGCGCTCTCAGGGAACTTCGCGAGGAGACCGGTATAAATGCGGGCAAACTTGAGTACGTCGGTTTCTTATATACCAGTCCAGGTTTCTCCAACGAGAGGATACACCTTTACATCGCCGAGGAGCTCAGCCAGCACGAACAGGATCTCGACGTCGATGAAATCGTCGAAACGATCAGATTACCTCTCAAAGATGCGCTCAGGATGTGTATCGATGGTGAGATAACGGATGCGAAGACGGTGGCCCTGCTGTCACTGGCATTCTTGAAAAGGGGTTGAAGAGCGTGGTTAAGGTTTTTCTCAACGGTCAGGAACTGACGTTTTCGAAAGACGAATTCGGCAATCTCGGAGAGCTTTACGAACGCGTCGCCCCGAAAGGCATGGTACTGAAAACGATCAGCATAGACAGCGAGAGAGTCGAACCCCACAAGCTTTCGGAGAGGCTTTCAGAACCACTCCACGAAGACGAAACGATCACGATGGAGTTCGCCACCCCGCAGGACTATCTTGAAGAAATGTTGCCCAGCATCCTGCACTACATAGACACGGTGATCAACTTGCTGCCGAACGTGGCCGCAAAGGTGAGGGAGCTGGAACCCAGCGCGTTCAAGGACATAGAGGATCTATCGAACGCCATCTCGGCACTCGATGATTTGAGGCAGAGTGTGCTGGCAATCGTACCGATGGAGATGGATGACAATTCTGAAGTGGTCGCCAAACTGAAGAACTTTTTGAAAGCGCTCGAGCGGCAGGATATGTCCTCCATAGCCAGCTGCTTGGAACAGGAAATACCGCAGGTCATGAAATTCTACTCGAACCTCTTCCAGAGGGCTCTCTTGAAACTGAGGGAGGCGAAGCTTTCATGATGAAGGACCACTATCTCGAAAATGCGGTACTGACAGCCAGCCCTGCCAAGCTGATCGAGATGCTGTATGAAAGATCTGTGGAGCTTCTGAAGGAAGCGAGGGAGTTCATAGAAAAAGAGTACTTCATAGAGGCCAACGAACGGATCAAGAAAGTGCAGGACATACTGATAGAGCTGAACGCTTCCTTAGACATGGAAAAAGGTGGGCAGATCGCGCAGTCTTTGAGGTCGCTGTACCTTTACATGTACAGAACGCTGGTGGAAGCGAACATCAAGAAGGACTTGAAGAAACTCGACGAGATCTTAGGTTATTTTGAGGAACTCCTCGAAGCTTGGCGGACCGCGATGAAGTCTACCAACGTCGATAAAAAGTCCCAGGGTGGGTTCAACATCTCGGTGTGACGGGGTGAACCCATGTACGAAACGGTTAGGGTTTCTGAGTTTCCGACACTCAGATTCTTGCAGCTGGTGAACCAGATTTTTGAAGATTACCCGATACCTATCAAGTGGGATCTGTTTTCCTTCAATCTGGATGTGCGTGAGAACTCCGTTTCACTCACGGATTCCTACGTCTTTTTCAAAAACGGCAAGCCCGTGGGATTCGTTCTGTGCTGCATCAGAAAGAACAGGGGAAGGATCGATTCGATGGGAGTCGTCAAGGAAGAGAGAAACAAAGGGCTGGGAGGGGAAATCCTGTCTTTCTGTCTTGAAGCAATGAAGAAGAGAAACGTCACAGACGTGGTGCTCGAAGTTCTCGCGAACCAGGAGAAGGTTGTACGTTTCTATTCCCGCTTCGGATTCAGAGTCTCAAGAAGGCTCGTCTCCATGATCAGACACCTGCCAGTCCCGTCGGTCTCTGCCAGGTTTCTCAAAGCGGAGAGAGAATCCATTCACAAAAGTGCGCTCGAAGCTCTGGTGAAATTTTCCAGACGCCCCAACTGGCAAAGAGAGCCTCTCACCCTCTTACTGTCCGCCGACAGGTACAGGATGGCCAGAGCCGCACATCCTCTCTCTGGTTATGTCGTCTGGGGAAGGAGCGAAGAAAACGCGTTCATCGTGGACTGTGCCCCAACCAGCACAGAAACTTCTTACACAGAGCTTTTGGAGCAAGCCGTCAACTACGTCTGCTCGATCGAGAACAGAAAAGTTTGCTTCATGGGGAACGTTCCTGAAGACGATCCGCTCTACGAAGCGGCGGATCAGACGGGTTTTAAACCGCTCTTCGAACAGTACGAAATGATTCTCAAGCTCTGAGGTGATGTTGATGCTGGTACTCTTTCTCAACAGACTCGACGATCGATGGCTGAAAAGGATCGAAGAGATGAAGAACAAGTATCCCGGTATCACTTTCAAAACGCGCCACGAAGGCTCTCTGGATTCTCTCCTCAGCATGGCCGACGTGGTGGTTACCGCGAGGCTCTCCGCAGAGGAGATTCAGAAGGCGCAGAAGCTGCGATTGATCATCGTTCCGATGGCCGGCGTCAACGCCTTGGACTGGCAGGCAATCAGAGAAAGAGGAATACAGGTGTGCAACTGCCATTCGAACGCTTCCGCCGTTGCCGAAAGGGCGCTCGCACTCGCACTCTCTTTACTCGGCCGCGTGGTCGAATACGATCACGATCTGAGGTACGGCGTATGGCACGGCTATTCGGTGCACGGGGGAGAGAAAGACTACTGGGTCAGCTTGCAGAAAAAGAAGGTTTGCATCGTTGGCTTTGGGCACATCGGTCAACACCTCGCACGACTTCTACAACCGTTCTCCTGCGAGATCGTGGCGGTCAAAAGGACTGCCCCCATGGTGAAGGATCGGATCACCTCCGATTTGGATTGGGCGATCGAAACGAGCGATGTGATTTTCATAACCGTACCGCTCACCAAAGAGACCAGGAACCTTTTCAACAGAGAAAGATTGTTCAGAATGAAGAACAAGTTTCTCATCAACGTGTCGAGGGGCGAGGTGGTCGACGAACAGGCGTTGTTTGAAGCCCTGAGGGACGGCGTGCTCGCGGGTGCCGCGATCGACACCTGGTACACGTATCCCTCTACCGACAGGGAATGTGTCCTTCCGAGCAGGTTCCCATTCAACACGCTCCGCAACGTGGTCATGTCGCCGCACGTCGGTGCTCACTGTGAAGAGGCTTTGAACAGCTTGATGAACGAAACGTTCGAAATCCTTGAGAAATACATTGTCACCGGTGAGCTGATGAACCGGGTGGATCCAGAGTGTCAGTATTGAAAAGTCGCCTTTCAAGGAATTTGACCCTGTTTGGCATCGGAACGGCGTGCATCGTTCTGGATGGCGGGTTCTTCGATCTTTTTCCTTCTTTGATCCTCTACATGCTGCTGGAATATCTCTGGTTCGAATCCGTGTTCGATCCTCTGCGTGTCATGATCGTCCTCATGTTCCACTCGATAGCTTGTTTTGCCGATCTACACATCGGTTACATTGTCCTGTTCATTCTCTACGTTCTATCTCTGGTCTGGCGGGAATATTTTCTGAAAGCTTTCGTTCCATTCCTGATCTATTCAGCTGCACTCTGTGTGAGCTTCGTTTTCATGAAGAGCCACTGGATCGGTGCGGTAATCTTCTCGTTGCTGGGCTTAACGCTGTGGAGGGTCAGAATTGAAAAGGTCTAAGATCGCCGTGTACGTGCTGCTCATCGCGCCGTTTCTCCTCTTGCTCGGCCGGGCGTTCGTGCTTCAGGTCCTTGAAGAGAGAGCGCACAGAGAATACGTCGAATCGCTCAGAATCCATTTGAGGAGTCTGGATGCCCCGCGCGGTCGCATACTGAGCAGAGATGGTGTGGTGCTCGCGTGGGATGAAGAAGAACTCGTGGCACACGCCACGCTCGCGACGGATTTCGATGAAGTTGAGAAGATATTGGGACAGGAAAGAAAGCTCCAGCTCATACTCGAAGGCAGACTGACCGTCACGCAAGTTGAGGCGGCGAGTCTTCAGAAGGCGGGAGTCTACATAGAAAAACGTTATGTGCGTAAATACAGAGGAACAGCGCCGCACGTTGTTGGCTACGTCGATGCTTCCCGAAACGGTGTGGCTGGGGTGGAGAAACAGTACGATTCCCTTCTGAAAGGCAAACTCGGATACGAACTGGTGAGCATTTCTCCTTCGGGAAAAACCCTGGGCAGGTTGCTCACCTCTCCTCCGCTCCCTGGAAAAGACGTGGTTCTCACGATAGATTCAAGACTTCAAGAGTATGCAGAAGAACTCCTGAAAGAGTCAAATCACAGGGGAACGATCATAGTTCAATCCATCAACGGAGAGATCCTCGCGATGGCATCGAATCCCGGTTTCAATCCGAACGATCTGGTTGGCGGTATCGAGCCAAGACGATGGGAAAAACTTGTAAACGATCCCAACGCACCGCTTCTGAACCGTGCAACGAGTTCGCTTTATGCTGTCGGTTCGGTGATAAAACCACTCTACGCGATCGCGTACTTGGAGGAGTTCGGTTCGGAACAATTCGTGGTGAACTGTCCGGGTTACTACGAATACAGGACGTCCGACGGTAGAGTCGCAGGGGTGTACAAAGACTGGTACAGTCCTGGACACGGTGTGACAGACCTGCGAAAAGCACTGCGCGTTTCGTGCAACGTTTTCTTTTACCAGCTCGCTTTGAAACTCGGCATCGAAAAGATGAAACTGTGGGCGGATAAGTTCAGGATCGCCTCCAGAACGGGCATCGATCTGCCGGGTGAAGTGGAAGGATTGTTTCCAGATCCATCCTGGAAACAGAGAAGGTTTGGAGAGATTTGGTATCCCGGTGATACGATCCTCTGCGGTATAGGCCAGGGTTTCATACTCATGAGTCCCATACAGGTTCTCAATTTCTTCAACACTGTAGCGAACAGAGGAACGTGTTACACACCGCACGTACTGCTCGAGATTTTCGATCCGAACACCAGGTCGAAAGAGACAGTCCAACCTGTGGTCTCTTTCACAGTTGATCTGGAACCCTCGGTTTGGTCTTTTCTTTCGAACGCGCTCGTCGAGGTGGTTTCTTACAGGGACGGTCCGGCCGACGAAGGCACGGCCTATCAGGCATTCAGGGGTGCGACGTTTCAAGCGGCTGGAAAGACTGGAACGGCCGAAGTGGGTAAGCCTGGAGAAAAATCACATTCGTGGTTTGCCGGTTTCAGCCCCGTCGAGAAGCCGCAGGTGGTGGTCACGGTGTTGCTCGAGAATGCGGGTGCCGGTGGTGAAGCGGCCGCGCCCGTAGCGAGGAAAATTCTGGAATACTACTGGGAGTTGAGAAAATGATCCTGAGACGGCTCCACGAAATTCTCGAGAGTGTCGAAAAGCCCGCAA includes:
- the nagA gene encoding N-acetylglucosamine-6-phosphate deacetylase encodes the protein MRIKVKRLFTPIRELQDVSITVENSKIVAIEKTKLHADRYYPIVVPAFVDSHTHGAAGIDVMNASFEEFLKLSSFYAQHGVGRFFPTTVSDTFENIARVAEKVKKAMQIKTPAAKIAGLYIEGPYLSPGKRGAHRRELLKEPDPDELEKFLSRYGDIVKVFAIAPELKGAERVIKLLRRRGIIVSIAHTNATFNETLDAIKAGATRATHVFNAMREFNHREPGVVGAVLTNKRVYCEIICDLVHLHPATVQIVTKTKGPFKTLLITDSMSATGLDDGVYELGQMKVEVKHGVAKLYGQETLAGSTLTMDRAVKNLVFELGVPLRSAFIMSSFTPSRASGIEPNLLEEGTMADFVALDEELNLLAVYIDGQLVHGV
- the smc gene encoding chromosome segregation protein SMC, giving the protein MKLKSMFLHGFKSFARPTRLNFSEGVTAIVGPNGGGKSNIVDAIRWVFGEQSMKQLRAEEKFDIIFAGSSTTPASSSAYVELTFEHDGDTFTVARSLSSDGKNVYMLNGEPVRLKDIHERFAGTGVGKELYSIVGQGQIERITNATPEEMRALLEEAAGTSFYREKKREALQRLENVSSNLTRIQDLLVELDRQRKSLYLKAKRAERYKEYSERLEEVRKFFFGNVLKRDLRRLENLEAQFAENQEKINQVQKRLIELESQWSSIKEEFAEVDKGIEAFTNLLEDYKKRQAALSEMREIYSKKLNEMENRYVELTTKVYLIDEQVSQLKKRKDELSLIFKALLEEVNQKEEQLREVEAIRQEILSRYSEKEKNALLLREQLAGVEKKKIALENELTKLDETMEDLRKRLSMLQTQLAAKIERLNALQYELSTLFEKSSKASDRKNKLSEELKQIELRTSELKTRREQLVADLEEIRRNLRYLDEEERRLRNLIASYEGYSRAVRAIFAKKAEGEFPNVHDVVGNLLSFQLEHAKAIEALLGGAVQHVVVETAEDAQRIIEWLKNEKIGRVTFLPLDLIEPQFTRMREAENHPGFVGYAAQLVKVSPQFSSLPSYLFGSDIIVKKLEDAIDMKRKYRLRCRVATLDGELVGPHGSITGGESSLDRSDSLIVRKARLGEIAAQRMQLASSEKRIDSELKEVERELEELKKHHELVERELVEVMTQDSLTKRMIEELSRSFEDVKKELDSLQQLEREYKSRSEGLKLRKQEVLNQLDELRLQEEKLHESIEGFDKELQLEKQSLDEISTRYFDLKAELTGALEKKLHYESELERIKNQTEKLAEEKLNLQRQSVELETQIEKIKVELLENAKELESIRKETEELFETMRMQRMDKDQKLAQLNDIEMRMNELKEERERLRENAHHLELLVQEVKNRIEQHLKEIDMESAQKVEELSEEVLESLKNEMEDLQNKIKYLGPVDLTAIEEYNEIERRYEELLVEKKDLEDSKRKIEELIEKTDEEARKRFLDVYEQVNAAFSRYISQLFPGAEGEIKLEPGKDLLEAGLEISLKKPGKRVQKLQLLSGGEKSLVGIALLFSLMEVNPSPFYVLDEIDAALDEFNAERFKRMLTINKERAQFIVITHNKVVMEAASTLHGITMVDGVSNVVPVELETLAVREETYGRENT
- a CDS encoding 2-hydroxyacid dehydrogenase translates to MLVLFLNRLDDRWLKRIEEMKNKYPGITFKTRHEGSLDSLLSMADVVVTARLSAEEIQKAQKLRLIIVPMAGVNALDWQAIRERGIQVCNCHSNASAVAERALALALSLLGRVVEYDHDLRYGVWHGYSVHGGEKDYWVSLQKKKVCIVGFGHIGQHLARLLQPFSCEIVAVKRTAPMVKDRITSDLDWAIETSDVIFITVPLTKETRNLFNRERLFRMKNKFLINVSRGEVVDEQALFEALRDGVLAGAAIDTWYTYPSTDRECVLPSRFPFNTLRNVVMSPHVGAHCEEALNSLMNETFEILEKYIVTGELMNRVDPECQY
- a CDS encoding NUDIX domain-containing protein, translated to MEEKTLESKTVFAGRIITVKVDRVSLTNGRTSLREVVLHPGAVAVLPLFDNGDVVLVKQFRYPVGEVLIEVPAGKLDLGEKPEQCALRELREETGINAGKLEYVGFLYTSPGFSNERIHLYIAEELSQHEQDLDVDEIVETIRLPLKDALRMCIDGEITDAKTVALLSLAFLKRG
- a CDS encoding GNAT family N-acetyltransferase, producing MYETVRVSEFPTLRFLQLVNQIFEDYPIPIKWDLFSFNLDVRENSVSLTDSYVFFKNGKPVGFVLCCIRKNRGRIDSMGVVKEERNKGLGGEILSFCLEAMKKRNVTDVVLEVLANQEKVVRFYSRFGFRVSRRLVSMIRHLPVPSVSARFLKAERESIHKSALEALVKFSRRPNWQREPLTLLLSADRYRMARAAHPLSGYVVWGRSEENAFIVDCAPTSTETSYTELLEQAVNYVCSIENRKVCFMGNVPEDDPLYEAADQTGFKPLFEQYEMILKL
- the fliS gene encoding flagellar export chaperone FliS; protein product: MMKDHYLENAVLTASPAKLIEMLYERSVELLKEAREFIEKEYFIEANERIKKVQDILIELNASLDMEKGGQIAQSLRSLYLYMYRTLVEANIKKDLKKLDEILGYFEELLEAWRTAMKSTNVDKKSQGGFNISV
- the thrS gene encoding threonine--tRNA ligase; translated protein: MLIVKNTGEVKLEAPISVKALAERMKYSGVIAALLDGKLIDVRDEVVSGQIEFVTLDHPVAPQVYRHTMSHIMAQAVMRIFGENRVLLGIGPVIENGFYYDFEIVDGRIVEEDLPRIEEEMRKIIEEDLTIERFTMKRDEAIQFMKSRGQKYKVELLSEMQEETVTFYKQGEFVDLCRGPHLPSTGMVKHFKLLSLSGAYWRGDERNPMLQRIYGTAFANENELNRYIEMIEEAKRRDHRKLGPALGIFFIDHENAPGMPIFTPAGTIILRELMDFSRELHLASGYQEVMTPLVMSEKLWRMSGHWDHYKENMYFTSKEDQNFAIKPMNCPGHILIYKSRPVSYRDLPIRYFEFGRVHRYERSGVLHGLLRVRSFTQDDAHIFCRIDQIEKEIVGIIRLIERIYAQFGFEYSVELSTMPENHMGDVETWNMATESLKNALDSIKLPYTIKEGEGAFYGPKIDFHVKDSIGRTWQCATVQLDFLMPQRFDLYYVDSDGSQVRPVMIHTAKYGSLERFLGILIEHFAGAFPTWLAPTQVVVLPISDRHTHYAEKIVEKFSNSGVRIKLDARHETLSYRVREAQTMKIPYMFIVGDREMNENKVSVRTRKGTDLGPKHVDQVLSIIVEEIKTRSLKNLLEG